One part of the Candidatus Methylomirabilis sp. genome encodes these proteins:
- a CDS encoding inositol monophosphatase family protein, whose protein sequence is EAAILDVIRQAGIDATVLSEEAGEVRVAGKGEPVCVVVDPFDGSALYRHGIRAFWYTAIGILSADGRPMAAACLDLIHGTVEVAGGGRGFTGRLDGTTLRDPVPLRPSGATRLQGARLEVYLMKPAFLRAALDRAGPLLRVAGFVLPNGGPPGLADVAAGRVDLYVGLRQGPTEIFSALALAEAAGATVTDLTGQPLNFVPDMSATSDVLCAATPPLHREVLQALRAGGR, encoded by the coding sequence CGAGGCGGCCATCCTGGATGTCATTCGCCAGGCCGGAATCGATGCCACCGTCCTCTCCGAGGAAGCGGGGGAGGTCCGCGTGGCGGGGAAGGGCGAGCCGGTCTGCGTGGTCGTGGACCCCTTCGACGGCTCGGCCCTGTATCGTCACGGCATCCGGGCCTTTTGGTACACCGCCATTGGAATCCTGAGCGCGGATGGCCGACCGATGGCAGCGGCGTGCCTCGACCTGATCCACGGGACGGTCGAGGTAGCCGGCGGTGGGAGGGGGTTCACGGGGCGGCTGGACGGGACGACCCTCCGGGACCCGGTGCCCCTCCGGCCTTCCGGCGCGACCAGGCTCCAGGGGGCGCGGCTCGAGGTCTATCTCATGAAGCCGGCCTTCCTCCGGGCGGCACTGGACCGGGCCGGACCCCTCCTGCGGGTGGCAGGGTTCGTCCTCCCGAACGGGGGGCCGCCGGGGCTGGCGGACGTCGCGGCGGGCCGTGTCGACCTCTACGTGGGCCTGCGGCAGGGGCCGACGGAGATCTTCTCGGCCCTGGCCCTGGCCGAGGCGGCGGGGGCCACGGTCACGGACCTCACGGGCCAGCCGCTCAACTTCGTCCCCGATATGAGCGCGACGAGCGACGTCCTCTGCGCGGCCACCCCGCCGCTGCACCGGGAGGTGCTCCAGGCCTTGCGGGCGGGAGGACGCTGA